The following proteins are co-located in the Mycobacteriales bacterium genome:
- a CDS encoding glycosyltransferase, which yields MSAYLLEHGMRLTASIIIPAWNGWELTRACLESLRPTLGLRDQVIVVDNGSVDGTAQGLARYSWVTVVSHPQDLGFAASCHSGAAVAQGDVLVFLGNDTLLPSRWLDGLLAPFTDPTVGATGPRSNDISGAQLVPDVTYDAVRMSELQRYARAWRAEHRGETTSATSLDGRCLAVRRDLFDRLEGLPARSDQDGAEAEGLCRRIAEAGFRLLVADECFVHRASPTPSGIRRTDRPVRDGGQLSAAHRRQQRTSGSGAVLLSACMIVKNEQDTLPACLTAVQDVVEEIVVYDTGSTDKTVEIARAAGATVVDGHWDDDFARARNSALEHCRGEWILHVDADELVLTDRTTLRAEIAQTTADALEVEIDNLGDDGEVAVEHVAVRLFRRRRAHWQGRLHERVVARGGTLTFARCASLRLRHSGYTAAAQAAGDKVARNLRIARAAVEADGGIDLHTRIGLARALISAGRHEEAVPHLQHVRTTTSDSELLRHALRAGAEALVALERPQEALSWLQSLRAHTGSSAMADHLESLAHAQAGDAQAALDALARLDRASDEEMSLGRHAVGVQRARVLTDAGRWHEAAQELWVLASGGLLPLRSWPAIVEAHWQAGLGLERVADVLPEDAVPVLGRVLAAPTEAVDLLLETLWQRWGPDPRLLATAAQLGPHLSLERALEWSLRLREDGLVQECTLAALAGSTSAPVLDRLRACAVLHEAVGDPRGIMSLAAAAAAVPIEDLRPALLSLDELCPRLLGDFVQLAASDSARTTALAEVLTALGAVEQAQVLLDRGV from the coding sequence GGGACGGCGCAGGGCCTGGCCCGCTACTCCTGGGTGACGGTGGTCTCCCATCCGCAGGACCTCGGCTTCGCGGCCAGCTGCCACAGCGGCGCCGCTGTGGCGCAGGGCGACGTGCTGGTCTTCCTCGGCAACGACACGCTGCTGCCCTCACGCTGGCTGGACGGGCTGCTCGCACCGTTCACCGACCCGACGGTCGGCGCGACCGGGCCGCGGTCGAACGACATCTCGGGGGCGCAGCTCGTACCGGACGTGACGTATGACGCCGTGCGCATGTCCGAGCTGCAGCGGTACGCCCGCGCCTGGCGGGCAGAGCATCGCGGGGAGACGACCAGCGCCACCAGCCTGGACGGCAGGTGCCTCGCCGTGCGACGCGACCTGTTCGACCGGTTGGAGGGCTTGCCGGCCCGGAGCGACCAGGATGGTGCCGAGGCAGAGGGCCTCTGCCGGCGGATCGCTGAGGCCGGCTTCCGTCTGCTCGTCGCCGACGAATGCTTCGTGCACCGCGCCTCGCCCACGCCGTCCGGGATCCGGCGTACCGACCGGCCGGTCCGGGACGGAGGGCAGCTGTCCGCCGCCCACCGCCGGCAGCAGCGCACGTCGGGCAGCGGTGCCGTGCTCCTGTCGGCCTGCATGATCGTCAAGAACGAGCAGGACACGCTTCCCGCCTGCCTTACGGCAGTGCAGGACGTGGTCGAGGAGATCGTGGTCTACGACACCGGGTCCACGGACAAGACGGTGGAGATCGCACGCGCTGCCGGAGCGACGGTCGTCGACGGCCACTGGGACGACGACTTCGCGCGGGCGCGCAACAGTGCCCTGGAGCACTGCCGCGGGGAGTGGATCCTGCACGTGGACGCGGACGAGCTGGTGCTCACAGACCGGACCACGCTACGCGCCGAGATCGCTCAGACCACTGCGGATGCTCTGGAGGTGGAGATCGACAACCTCGGCGACGACGGCGAGGTGGCGGTCGAGCACGTGGCGGTCCGCCTCTTCCGCCGGCGCCGGGCGCACTGGCAGGGCCGCCTGCACGAGCGGGTGGTCGCCCGTGGCGGGACGCTCACGTTCGCCCGCTGCGCAAGCCTTCGCCTGCGGCACTCGGGCTACACCGCAGCGGCGCAGGCCGCCGGCGACAAGGTCGCACGCAACCTCCGGATCGCGCGCGCCGCCGTGGAGGCGGACGGCGGCATCGACCTGCACACCAGGATCGGCCTCGCGCGGGCCCTCATCTCGGCCGGCCGGCACGAGGAAGCAGTCCCCCACCTGCAGCACGTTCGCACGACGACCTCGGACAGCGAACTGCTGCGCCACGCGTTGCGTGCCGGTGCAGAGGCACTGGTGGCGCTCGAACGCCCACAGGAGGCGCTGAGCTGGCTGCAGAGCCTGCGTGCCCACACCGGCAGCAGTGCCATGGCCGATCACCTCGAGAGCCTGGCCCACGCCCAGGCGGGCGACGCCCAGGCAGCGCTGGACGCACTCGCCCGGCTGGACCGGGCGTCGGACGAGGAGATGAGCCTCGGCCGGCACGCCGTGGGGGTACAGCGGGCACGGGTCCTCACCGACGCCGGTCGCTGGCACGAGGCCGCTCAGGAGCTCTGGGTGCTTGCCTCCGGCGGGCTGCTGCCGCTGCGCTCCTGGCCGGCGATCGTGGAGGCGCACTGGCAGGCCGGTCTCGGGCTCGAGCGGGTCGCGGACGTCCTGCCGGAGGATGCCGTGCCGGTGCTCGGACGGGTGCTGGCGGCTCCGACGGAGGCGGTCGACCTGCTGCTCGAAACGCTCTGGCAGCGCTGGGGGCCAGATCCCAGGCTGCTCGCCACAGCCGCTCAGCTGGGCCCGCACCTCAGCCTGGAGCGCGCGCTTGAGTGGTCCCTGCGACTTCGCGAAGACGGCCTGGTGCAAGAGTGCACGCTGGCGGCGCTGGCCGGCTCGACCTCCGCCCCCGTCCTGGACCGGCTGCGGGCCTGCGCCGTGCTCCACGAGGCGGTCGGTGATCCGCGTGGGATCATGAGCCTGGCGGCGGCCGCCGCCGCCGTGCCGATCGAGGACCTGCGCCCGGCCTTGCTCTCACTGGACGAGCTCTGTCCGCGGCTGCTGGGTGACTTCGTGCAGCTGGCGGCCAGCGACTCTGCGCGGACAACGGCGCTGGCCGAGGTCTTGACGGCGTTGGGGGCGGTGGAGCAGGCGCAGGTGCTGCTGGATCGCGGGGTCTGA